TCTAAAGTTTTCCCAAGCCGTGAAATAAGAACGCAACAACCGAGAGTATCTCAAAGTACATCGATATCACGACATCGACACAATGATCTATCAAAGGGGTCACTAACAGTCAGGTCATGGATGTGCCCAATATGTATCCCGTCATCGTAGTAAGAAGCATCGGTAAAATTAAACTGAGCACCTTGAGAAGCCCTGTTATCCAGCTGTAGTTTCATTGGTTGGCTAGCTATCCATTCAGAAATGCATTTCTTTCGACCTTCCGATTTGCGTGTTGCAAACTCCATCAGTTCTAGCACTTTTGCGTTCAACAGAAAGAACCTTGCAAAATGAACATCTCTCGGTGATCCATGATAATTTATCAGCACTACCTTTTTGAGATGGAGCTCCAAACATTCAATATAACCAAGTGGAAAATGGTGTCGTGCTCTTTTTGATGCCCCATCCCGGAATAACTGTAATGTGATTTGTAGTTAGATTGGGATATTGTTCGACATAGAGTGATTGATGTGCTGATGGCGCAAGAAGAAAATGAATGAAGCAACTAGCCATAAGATAAAGAGGCCTCTAAAGTAGATTGATTGCAAAAAAATCTCACCAAAATATATAACTTCTCCAAGCAAGGAAAGAATGTCACGAAGTCAATGGCATCATCAACACTTGGAGGGGACATGCGCAAAACCAAAACTTTAACTGTCCGCACCACATTCATCAAATTGACGGCAACAATTCCCTGAATTAAGTAATACGCACAAATGGTTAGCACAGAATATGCAAGGCATAACAAAAAAAAAAGTTGCGGTTACCTGAAGAACATTGGTTTCAAGCTTGCCTTTGGTGAACCCTTCTGGCAGAGAACCCAAGAAGTCCAGTTTGGGTGCGTAAAGCACACGGACAGATAGGTTGTGATCTCTCCCACATAGGAACAACTTCTCTAGGACAGGGGCATCCTCAACAATGACTTCTCGCAACAATTCATCTGTCCAACCAAAACCAGACGACACCCCTAGCCTCCTAAGGGTGGACGAGTTGATCCGAAAACCACAGGCACCTTCCAATCCACTAAGTACCAAGCTCTCCAGCACGGTGCATCcagcaagaaggccatggaggaagcCCTCCGAGACAACGACACCTTTAAGTGTGAGCTGCTTGAGTTCGTGAAAATGTAGATCGCCGGCCAAGGTGGTAGTGGAGGGGAAATGGATCACGTAGCAGGTGCACTTGATGCTGAGGATGCGGAGCTTGGGCAAAAGCCGGAGCAAGGACAGTGGCAGCCCATACGGAACCTCCCACGTTGGCACAAACCGAAGTTTCTGGCAAATTTCCTCTTGCTTTAGCCACAGATCGAACTCGGAGAGGCCTTTGAAGGCCGGCGACTCGAGCCAGCCGTTCAGTAATGGGAAGACGTGGTCAGATTCGTAGCCGTGCCAGATCAGGGCAAGCCGGCGGCAGCGCGCCTGGTGCTCGGCGAGAATGCGGGAGACGAGGCCGGAGGAGGCGGGCTCGTCTTTGCGGCGGAGCTCGACGTCGAGGTTGAGCGGGGCGGAGCGAAAGAGGGGGCGCCACCGGGTGGAGAGGATctgggtgcgggcgccgtcctcggTGGGGAGGAGCGAGATGATGTCGCAGAGAACGCCGTCGGGTAGGTTGCTGATCAGGTCGGGACCTTCTCCGACTTCGCGCTTGCCGCTCGCCGGTGGTCGGACGCCGGCGACCAACTCGGCCTCATGCCATTTTCGCTTTTTGGCTCTGCGGGTAGCCATCGCCGCCGCCAGCCGGGGAAAGAGAATGCGCCTGTGTTTAGTTGGCAAAATGGTGCGGCAATTTTGTGAAATCCAATGTGTCCGGTTTTTGCGAAATTTCATTGTGTAAGATGCATTTCTAATTACTTGTACGTAATTCCCTTTTTTACCCTTCACGAAAAAGAAAAGGTATCTCTTATCCGATTGTATGCATCTTTACTTGTTGAGAAAAAAAAGAAAGTACCTCTTTCGATTGCATATATCTCTTTCTTTCCTAGCCTAAATAATGTACTTGTCGCTAATCAATGATTTAACCAAGTTTAATTTCATTCAAAATTGTCTATAATTATGTGACTTATCATGCCGAAAGTAATATACTTTACATAAAAAATGAAGAGAGTCCAAATTCGGAACCGTTTTCACCTTTGAATTCCTCGTGTCGACATCTTCGAAACAAGATCCCACGTTAATAGTTTTGagctttttttcacgaaaaaaccgaaccAGAAGAGCGGGTTTTTTCACTTGTTTTCTCTTTTCCAAAGAGGTTGTGCCTCTCACGAAAAAAAACCCGTGTATTTTTCCTTTTTCAAGAGGTAAAGCTTTGCTCGCGGGAGCAACTCTTTGCCTCCATGAAAAGTAAATATGTGCCTTTCGCTGATGAAAAATGTCTTTTTTCTTTTCTGACAGGCACAGTTCTGCCACTCGCCGAAGCAAATCTGTGTCTCTCACGATagcaaaaaaatgcattttttttctttgtcgacgcctctttttttctttttctatgcctctcgcggaagcaaataggTGCCTCCATGAGAAGTAAATTTGTGTCTCTCATGGTAGCGAAAAAACATGTTCTTTTCCTTTTCCGAGACTCTCACAGAAGCAAATATGTGCGTCCACGAGAAATAAATCTATGCTTctcgaaaaaaacagaaaaagtgtaaaaaaattaatttttttccaAAGCCTAGGGAAAACTAGGCAAAAAACCCAAAAACTGAACTAAAAACGAACAAAAAATCATCTAAAACACAAAAACCAGTAAAAAAACGAAGGAAGCGCCCAATACGTGACAAGTGGCTCGCTCCACACCACCAAAAGTGACCCTTGCAAGGCTACCGCAAGGAGTACTTCTTAATAAATTGCTCTCCGTCTTTTGTCATTTGGATCGGTCAGGCGGACACCAAAGTCCTCATACGGCAACGCTGGCGGAATGTTTTGCAAAGGCCACGATGATCAAAGGAGTTTCCTTTTTCTTACTGCCCCCAGGAGGTAAATTGTGTTGCTCACCAACTGGTGAAGCGCTCTTATGATTCTCAATTAGATTTCAATTGGGATGGTGATCCACCCTCTTTTCTCTTTCCCTTTGTTTTGAAAGATGTAAGTCTTCTCAGTTG
This portion of the Triticum dicoccoides isolate Atlit2015 ecotype Zavitan chromosome 7A, WEW_v2.0, whole genome shotgun sequence genome encodes:
- the LOC119333590 gene encoding F-box/LRR-repeat protein At1g06630-like, translating into MATRRAKKRKWHEAELVAGVRPPASGKREVGEGPDLISNLPDGVLCDIISLLPTEDGARTQILSTRWRPLFRSAPLNLDVELRRKDEPASSGLVSRILAEHQARCRRLALIWHGYESDHVFPLLNGWLESPAFKGLSEFDLWLKQEEICQKLRFVPTWEVPYGLPLSLLRLLPKLRILSIKCTCYVIHFPSTTTLAGDLHFHELKQLTLKGVVVSEGFLHGLLAGCTVLESLVLSGLEGACGFRINSSTLRRLGVSSGFGWTDELLREVIVEDAPVLEKLFLCGRDHNLSVRVLYAPKLDFLGSLPEGFTKGKLETNVLQGIVAVNLMNVVRTVKVLVLRMSPPSVDDAIDFVTFFPCLEKLYILLFRDGASKRARHHFPLGYIECLELHLKKVVLINYHGSPRDVHFARFFLLNAKVLELMEFATRKSEGRKKCISEWIASQPMKLQLDNRASQGAQFNFTDASYYDDGIHIGHIHDLTVSDPFDRSLCRCRDIDVL